In a genomic window of Accipiter gentilis chromosome 23, bAccGen1.1, whole genome shotgun sequence:
- the LOC126049897 gene encoding PHD finger protein 7-like: MSASKQQAPDSMEQACLLCRRAEADPGLCGDKVEKRGLCAHVFCLRFASGLSRRGAREAGLVGFLPEDIQRTVAWAAQKHCFVCGESGATISCRETGCNRSFHLPCAVEGGCVTQFFGLYRAFCWEHCPEQAVEAVPEENTTCLICLDLVEERKSYGTMVCPACKHAWFHRGCIQGQALCAGRFCFQCPLCRDKEHFLSEMLTMGIRIPLRLPSWEIRHEYAELGERHSRCDARECLCPGGREQAEQEGPWQLLLCCSCAAEGTHRRCSDLTSSTASWECDACAGLGTASSASSELASPSTASQAGSGQSLSSLALQTRSPGNAASGPSQGPPVPEGSSRSSPPGPDRMRKSSRLQRQAQHPYSQPRRCRDRIRAPAPSAETSTRSQAVPGPSHSSPAPETSGPSTASHLPAGSSSGSPALESSGSSSPPGPVRMRDRSRLQRRAQHPYSRPGRRHGTSRAPSSSAGPDPPPPVQ, from the exons ATGTCCGCAAGCAAGCAGCAGGCCCCCGACTCGATGGAGCAGG catgccTGCTGTGTCGCCGGGCAGAGGCTGACCCGGGTCTCTGCGGGGACAAAGTGGAGAAGCGAGGGCTCTGTGCCCACGTGTTTTGCCTG cgTTTTGCCAGTGGGCTTTCTCGGCGAGGGGCCAGGGAAGCAGGACTCGTGGGATTTCTCCCCGAGGATATTCAACGTACAGTCGCGTGGGCAGCGCAGAAG cactgcttcGTCTGTGGCGAGAGCGGGGCCACCATCTCCTGCCGGGAAACAGGCTGCAACCGCAGCTTCCATCTCCCCTGTGCCGTGGAAGGAGGATGCGTCACCCAATTCTTTGGGCTCTACAG GGCCTTCTGCTGGGAGCACTGCCCAGAGCAGGCAGTGGAGGCAGTTCCGGAGGAGAACACCACCTGCCTCATCTGCCTGGACCTTGTGGAGGAGAGAAAGTCCTACGGCACCATGGTGTGCCCAGCATGCAAACACGCCTGGTTCCACAGGGGCTGCATCCAG ggaCAGGCTCTGTGCGCCGGCAGGTTTTGCTTCCAGTGCCCACTCTGTAGAGATAAGGAGCACTTTCTCTCGGAAATGCTCACCATGGGGATCCGAATCCCCTTGAG acTGCCATCATGGGAGATCAGGCATGAATACGCAGAACTAGGCGAGAGGCACAGCCGCTGCGATGCCAGGGAGTGCCTTTGTCccggaggcagggagcaggcagagcaagaggg GCCCTGGcaactgctcctgtgctgctcctgcgcTGCCGAGGGCACCCACAGACGCTGCTCTGACTTGACGAGCAGCACGGCCAGCTGGGAGTGCGACGCGTGTGCTGGCCTGGGCACCg CCTCCAGTGCCAGCTCGGAGCTCgccagccccagcactgccagcCAGGCAGGATCGGGGCAATCGCTCAG CTCCCTGGCACTGCAGACCAGAAGCCCCGGCAATGCGGCATCAGGGCCGTCCCAAGGCCCCCCAGTGCCTGAGGGCAGCAGCCgctccagcccccctgggccCGACCGCATGCGAAAGAGCTCCCGCTTGCAACGCCAGGCCCAACACCCTTACAGCCAGCCCAGAAGATGCCGTGACAGGATCCGTGCACCAGCACCAAGTGCTGAGACCAGCACCCGCAGCCAGGCGGTGCCGGGGCCGTCCCACAGCTCCCCGGCACCCGAGaccagcggccccagcactgccaGCCACCTGCCAGCGGGGTCCTCCTCTGGCTCCCCAGCGCTCGAGAGCAGCGgaagctccagccctcctgggccCGTGCGGATGCGAGACCGCTCCCGCTTGCAACGCCGGGCCCAACATCCCTACAGCCGGCCTGGACGCCGCCACGGGACCAGCCGTGCGCCATCCTCGAGTGCTGGTCCTGATCCCCCTCCACCCGTACAATAA
- the LOC126049745 gene encoding outer dense fiber protein 3-like, producing the protein MAKMEKGEALLLLPGRFHAGPPPGKPLGNSPALAIGSVAASDVDRAWVGTWRPHRPRGPIMAQFTSPGPKYSIPGTTGYLVHNPTKTKAPAYTFQRAKPPGTDSCSPGPRYYVQPSITRNGKYVAPAQHMGRLPKITTEVTPGPSDYSTDKANQHLYKCAPAPSMAFRHKAFKTSETPGPGTYTLPRLVGPNTAYTHASPCYSIKGKSKHNSFAEDLAKTPGPAAFPKVEVDTYKKRAPVYTMGSKSGIGGDKTVKPGPADYCPGKVTLIKPQAPAPTFGLRHSLYTTPLLSLQ; encoded by the exons ATGGCCAAGATGGAGAAAGGTGAAGCGTTGCTGCTCCTCCCGGGGAGGTTTCACGCCGGGCCTCCACCAGGGAAGCCCCTCGGCAACTCTCCTGCTCTTGCCATAGGCTCAGTTGCTGCCTCCGACGTGGACAGagcctgggtgggcacctggagaCCTCATCGCCCACGCGGCCCCATCATGGCCCAGTTCACCAGCCCGGGACCCAAGTACTCGATCCCCGGGACAACAG GTTACCTGGTTCACaatcccaccaaaaccaaagcccCTGCGTACACTTTCCAAAGGGCCAAACCTCCCGGCACAGACAGTTGCTCCCCGGGCCCTCGGTACTACGTCCAGCCCTCCATCACCAGGAACGGGAAGTACGTGGCTCCGGCACAGCACATGGGCAGACTTCCCAAGATAACGACCGAGGTCACCCCTGGACCAA GTGACTACTCCACCGACAAGGCCAACCAACACCTCTACAAATGCGCGCCGGCGCCGTCCATGGCCTTCCGGCACAAGGCCTTCAAAACCAGTGAAACTCCAG GTCCTGGCACCTAcaccctgcccaggctggtgggacCCAACACAGCCTACACCCACGCCAGCCCCTGCTACTCCATAAAAGGGAAGAgtaagcacaacagctttgctgaAGACCTCGCCAAG ACGCCAGGTCCTGCTGCATTCCCCAAGGTGGAAGTGGACACCTACAAAAAAAGGGCTCCCGTGTACACGATGGGAAGCAAAAGCGGAATTGGAGGCGACAAAACAGTGAAGCCAGGACCGGCAGACTACTGCCCGGGAAAG GTGACGCTGATCAAGCCCCAGGCCCCTGCTCCCACTTTTGGACTCCGCCATTCCCTCTACACAACTCCTCTACTATCTCTGCAATAA
- the LOC126049898 gene encoding uncharacterized protein LOC126049898, with product MVQEQFQGKEEVYVVRRPVFRLELDVLCLQELAFPTVVIPGNVKIKPLNYKRLSRATSFPQHVVKDCVQETILLYSSQLKNGQRLSFAFKDIGVLSCNDDLLCMRFYSDCVTGLERKASRIALLHTRLWMPGAAVSGGATAAQEMQAAPAHAFPRFQFLVISRSASKAFSAWHKKVAEKHRVRRGTEGSQAPDKLLERRVKYSLPALPNQGPGTRQQDTEKKPSASLLPPCPGSSPRTKEASRQKPAPPARPTAALPSSEGCRRALQEVWKLSAEWERVKTRWEERRQQAKAEWAAWEAWSAGEDQQPPQVQALSVGAAGLQGGGSGTDTQPQGRGLPAHLREGEIGSRTRGAKAAVSRDDGHAGAEPPGSQVPLQAPFERSSGKRHLCLPSGLLTASPPRQVLSTEGIRAPHPPAQPRRKEVGGRWRKAESPLPAEEMAAAAQLQRLQPDHLSPRAAQVLRRLEPHQERRTIFRNVTENKQRKLEQQRQFPCTRCWYRSGGEGAGGGGCSSGY from the exons ATGGTCCAAGAGCAATTCCAGGGCAAAGAAGAGGTGTATGTGGTTCGAAGACCCGTCTTCCGACTGGAGCTTGATGTGTTGTGTCTGCAGGAGCTCGCGTTCCCCACAGTGGTTATCCCCG GCAACGTCAAGATCAAGCCGCTGAACTACAAGCGGCTGTCGCGAGCCACCTCCTTCCCACAGCACGTGGTGAAGGACTGCGTGCAAGAGACCATCCTCTTGTACTCTTCCCAACTGAAGAACGGGCAGCGCCTCTCCTTCGCCTTCAAGGACATTGGTGTTCTGTCCTGCAACGACGACCTCCTGTGCATGCGGTTCTATTCTGACTGCGTCACAGGGCTGGAGAGGAAGGCCAGCCGGATTGCGCTGCTTCACACT aggctgtggatgcctggGGCAGCTGTCTCCGGTGGAGCGACCGCCGCTCAGGAGatgcaggctgctcctgcccacgCGTTCCCGAG GTTTCAGTTCCTGGTGATCAGCAGATCGGCGTCCAAGGCTTTCTCCGCCTGGCACAAGAAGGTTGCAGAAAAGCACAGGGTCAGAAGAG gtaCAGAGGGAAGCCAGGCGCCTGACAAGCTGCTGGAGAGGCGGGTGAAGTattccctccccgcgctgccaaACCAGGGGCCGGGCACCAGGCAGCAAGACACGGAGAAGAAGCCTTCTGCCAG TCTGCTCCCACCAtgtccaggcagctcccccaggacgaaggaggcaagcaggcagaagccagctcctccagccaggcCCACCGCTGCGCTCCCGTCTTCTGAAGGCTGCAGGAGAGCGCTGCAG GAGGTCTGGAAGCTGTCTGCAGAGTGGGAGCGAGTGAAGACCCGGTGGGAAGAGCGGCGACAGCAAGCAAAGGCAGAATGGGCGGCATGGGAGGCCTGGTCTGCAGGGGAGGACCAACAACCACCCCAGGTACAGG ccctctccGTCGGGGCGGCAGGTCTCCAGGGGGGTGGGAGCGGGACTGACACGCAGCCGCAGGGCAGGGGTTTGCCCGCTCATCTCCGTGAGGGAGAGATTGGCAGCAGGACCCGAGGGGCAAAAGCAGCTGTCAGCCGTGATGACGGGCACGCTGGTGCTGAGCCTCCCGGCTCCCAGGTCCCGCTGCAGGCTCCTTTCGAGAGGTCCTCTGGGAAACGGCACCTCTGTTTGCCGTCTGGTTTGCTGACAGCGTCTCCTCCTCGGCAGGTGCTCAGCACTGAAGGCATTCGGGCTCCccaccctccagcccagcccaggagaAAGGAGGTCGGCGGGAGGTGGAGGAAGGCTGAAAGCCCTCTCCcagcagaggagatggcagcagcCGCCCAGCTGCAGAGACTCCAGCCTGA ccacctttccccacgAGCGGCCCAGGTCCTCAGAAGGCTGGAGCCGCATCAGGAACGGAGGACCATCTTCAGGAATGTCACTGAGAACAAGCAGCGGaagctggagcagcagaggcagttcCCCTG cACGCGATGCTGGTACCGCAGTGGAGGAGAAGGTGCCGGAGGCGGCGGCTGTAGCAGTGGCTATTAG